Proteins encoded together in one Porites lutea chromosome 2, jaPorLute2.1, whole genome shotgun sequence window:
- the LOC140928420 gene encoding uncharacterized protein, whose protein sequence is MDRILKDPAHHGRDETAPNRELLDAFKCLWTYFQLNEGAGTQRDPAIPSFDSIYQPSSHYHAQEWGETVLCNRGLKEDCEVVTQILQQQTGLLKTSGQIETSEEINQSLTRIHTYLKQKTIKPSPSRPTSYEADKVLEDLDWILR, encoded by the exons ATGGACAGAATACTA AAAGATCCAGCTCACCATGGCAGGGATGAGACTGCCCCAAATAGAGAACTACTAGACGCTTTTAAATGTCTGTGGACTTATTTTCAGTTAAATGAAGGAGCGGGCACACAAAGAGATCCAGCCATACCTTCGTTTGACAGTATTTACCAGCCCAGCAG CCATTACCATGCCCAAGAATGGGGAGAAACTGTATTG TGCAACAGAGGTTTGAAAGAAGACTGTGAAGTTGTCACTCAGATTCTTCAACAACAAACAGGATTGCTGAAAACTAGTGGA CAAATTGAGACCTCAGAGGAAATTAACCAATCCCTAACAAGAATACATACCTATCTGAAGCAAAAGACAATAAAGCCAAGTCCTTCAAGGCCGACCAG CTACGAAGCGGACAAAGTCTTAGAAGATTTAGACTGG ATACTGAGATAA
- the LOC140928419 gene encoding uncharacterized protein → MITTVHNELCLIRQANRQNSQAITTWLEELMITTVHNEACLIRQANHQNSQAMNSLRRDVLIMRTNDEEIYHIREHLLQNSPTRMMYRREDEETMINTVTNDIHLVRHHLLQATRAREIQQEDVIIRTIIAEANVIRQWHRFFLCG, encoded by the exons ATGATAACTACAGTGCAT AATGAATTATGTTTGATTAGACAGGCCAACCGTCAAAATTCACAAGCTAT tacCACGTGGTTGGAAGAGCTCATGATAACTACAGTGCAT AATGAAGCATGTTTAATTAGACAGGCCAACCATCAAAATTCACAAGCTAT GAACTCCTTGCGGCGTGACGTTCTCATTATGAGAACTAATGAT GAAGAAATATACCACATAAGGGAGCATTTGCTACAGAACAGCCCAACAAG GATGATGTATCGAAGAGAAGACGAAGAGACAATGATAAATACAGTGACT aatGACATACACCTAGTACGGCACCATTTGCTGCAAGCTACACGGGCAAG GGAAATCCAACAGGAGGACGTTATAATAAGGACTATCATT GCAGAAGCAAATGTTATAAGACAATGGCACAGATTCTTTCTATGTGGCTAA